In Deltaproteobacteria bacterium IMCC39524, the genomic stretch GATCGACGGCACAGTCAAGGTCGCCAAAGGCGCGACCTTGACGATCTCACCCGGAACCAGCATTGCTTTTGTCAAACGTGACGCTGATGCCGATGGCTTGGGAGATGCGGTACTCGCAATCGAAGGCAGGCTGATGGCTCTTGGCACCCGGCAGCAACCGATCCTGTTTCATAGTGCCGCCGAGGACCCGCAACCTGGCGACTGGCTGGAGATACGGGTCGATTTTTCCCAGGAGGTCCATCTTCGTTACTGTGAAATCCGCGATTCCGCCTATACCATGCATGCTCATTTTACCCGAGGCGTGGTTGAAGACAGCTGGATTCATCACAATATCGATGGTTGCCGCCTGGGTCAGGCCAAGTTCACCTTTCGCAATAACCTCATCGAACACAATCAGGGCAAGGGGGTCAACTTCCGTAACTCCACCGTTGATGTTCACCACAATATCCTGCGCTTCAATGGCTCCGGAATCTTTCTGTTTGAGAATGATCGCGACTTTGATATTCACCACAATAATTTTTACGGCAACCTGGACAGCTTGCGCCTCGGTGACTTTTATACCGGTGACGTGACTGTTCATGACAACTGGTGGGGAACCGCCGACCAGGAAGCCGCCAAAGCCACGATTTACGATCGAAGCAAGGATCCTGAAATCGGTGGGGTAATGATTTCTCCTGCTCAGAAATGGGTTGCGGGCAGCGGTCCACGTGATGCCCTGCTCCTAGATCCGGCGTGGGACTATGCAACGGATGGTTATGTTGATGCTAACCTGGTTGCCGGTGATGAAAAACTTTATGTCGCGAGTTGGGACGGCAGTCTCAGGGCGATGAATAAAGCTGGCGAAGTCCTTTGGGGCAAGGACCTCGGTGATACCCTGGATGCAACACCGGTATTGTCTCATGGGCAACTTTTTATCCAGACCTGGAGCCGTGAAGTTTACGCTCTGGATGCGGCAACAGGAGCCGTACGTTGGCGTTTCGATTACTCTCCTTCGCCTGCCGATGATCATCGCCAGGCCGGTCTGTTTGTGGTCAAGGATCTGGTCCTGGTGCCTGCGTGGAACGGTACTCTCTTCGCTCTCGATGCAAAAAGTGGTGAGAGACGCTGGAGCTTTCCCGGTGGGCAGCCCTTGCGTGCCCAGCCGGCGTACGATGGCAAAAACCTCTACCTGGCTAGCGGTGATGGAACTCTTTCAGCCTTGAACCTCGATGGCGTTCTGCAATGGCAAC encodes the following:
- a CDS encoding PQQ-binding-like beta-propeller repeat protein, giving the protein MQRLKQIGLKLLFLTGFFFALGLSGCAPVLVDEGVDKDVQSYGNDHISEDTVWSGKILIDGTVKVAKGATLTISPGTSIAFVKRDADADGLGDAVLAIEGRLMALGTRQQPILFHSAAEDPQPGDWLEIRVDFSQEVHLRYCEIRDSAYTMHAHFTRGVVEDSWIHHNIDGCRLGQAKFTFRNNLIEHNQGKGVNFRNSTVDVHHNILRFNGSGIFLFENDRDFDIHHNNFYGNLDSLRLGDFYTGDVTVHDNWWGTADQEAAKATIYDRSKDPEIGGVMISPAQKWVAGSGPRDALLLDPAWDYATDGYVDANLVAGDEKLYVASWDGSLRAMNKAGEVLWGKDLGDTLDATPVLSHGQLFIQTWSREVYALDAATGAVRWRFDYSPSPADDHRQAGLFVVKDLVLVPAWNGTLFALDAKSGERRWSFPGGQPLRAQPAYDGKNLYLASGDGTLSALNLDGVLQWQQTLAAPLLRAPVVLPQGIAIVSREGLVVAYDQLGQLLWQQDLDEICYYGAPVFSEGALFVATAGNGLWKLDAKTGEVVWRVELAGPSYATPLIDNGRIFIGDNSGALRVFGVDSGHLVTQYKLDREIQGRPLVLSDLLLIGSRDHKVHAFTLVEQSKP